A genomic region of Trifolium pratense cultivar HEN17-A07 linkage group LG3, ARS_RC_1.1, whole genome shotgun sequence contains the following coding sequences:
- the LOC123916948 gene encoding F-box protein SKIP23-like encodes MAPPDWSQLHRDILQHISKTLNSEFYQIRFRSVCSSWRSSIPKNHHHHFNLPLKFPIPSDDDSNSNSNFHLSKRNVFLITPPPNQKQTLHPWLIKIGPDSKQQTHLWHPLSRDKKLPFHFHDVIDFNQHRVIHLGTEFVFGDLPSSLYRNNIEKIVVFDADTWHIGKGKVSYSVLLTIHVSGKLAICRCGDERWTVIPGMATPYDDVCVFNGRPFAVDSNGQTVAVGLDLSLEFVAEPVFGGNKKFLVESNGELLLVDKYMISVQHEGFLDDHGDGVGNYEIGFGRKRAVKFDVFRLDSMRKKWVEVRNLKDRVLVLGEGCAFSVLALDLGMKNGNCVIYKDEAFRHVHVTGLGVRVFCLDKHRISPLVDVPHYNKLFWPPPEWLKLRW; translated from the coding sequence ATGGCGCCGCCAGATTGGTCTCAACTCCATAGAGATATTCTTCAACACATATCCAAAACACTCAACAGCGAATTCTATCAAATCCGATTTCGATCCGTTTGTTCATCATGGCGTTCTTCCATTcccaaaaatcatcatcatcatttcaaTTTACCTCTCAAATTCCCAATCCCTTCCGATGATGATtccaattccaattccaattttCATCTCTCGAAACGAAACGTATTTCTCATCACTCCACCCCCAAATCAAAAACAAACCCTACACCCTTGGTTGATCAAAATCGGTCCAGACTCAAAACAACAAACTCATCTATGGCATCCTCTATCACGTGACAAAAAACTTCCTTTTCATTTCCATGACGTCATCGATTTCAATCAACACCGCGTTATTCATCTCGGAACCGAATTCGTCTTCGGTGATTTACCTTCTTCTCTTTACCGTAACAACATTGAAAAGATCGTTGTCTTTGACGCTGACACGTGGCATATCGGAAAAGGTAAAGTTTCTTATTCTGTTCTTCTCACTATTCATGTTTCCGGGAAACTTGCTATTTGCCGATGTGGTGATGAGCGTTGGACTGTAATCCCTGGAATGGCAACGCCTTATGATGACGTTTGTGTCTTCAATGGGCGGCCTTTTGCGGTTGATAGTAATGGCCAGACTGTCGCGGTGGGACTTGATTTAAGTTTGGAGTTTGTGGCGGAGCCGGTGTTTGGGGGGAATAAGAAATTCTTGGTGGAGAGTAATGGTGAATTGTTGCTAGTTGATAAGTATATGATTAGTGTTCAGCATGAAGGTTTTTTGGATGATCATGGAGATGGTGTGGGAAATTATGAGATTGGATTTGGAAGGAAGAGGGCTGTGAAATTTGATGTGTTTAGGCTTGATAGTATGAGGAAGAAGTGGGTGGAAGTGAGAAATTTGAAGGAtagggttttggttttgggagAAGGTTGTGCTTTTTCTGTTTTGGCTTTGGATTTAGGTATGAAAAATGGGAATTGTGTGATATATAAGGATGAAGCATTTCGCCATGTTCATGTCACCGGGCTTGGGGTACGTGTTTTTTGCTTGGATAAACATCGGATTTCACCTTTGGTTGATGTTCCTCATTATAATAAGTTGTTTTGGCCACCTCCAGAATGGCTCAAGTTGCGATGGTAA
- the LOC123916648 gene encoding F-box protein SKIP23-like produces MAAESNWSELPKDLLYLIWQQIDNETDLIRFRSICSHWRSSSIPPIQHSNILLSKFPHLSKFPFNFSKCSYFLIKQPPQQQQIALFRPWLIRVTQNLSGKTKLSEFPLLPFNLTSPFQSSLDLNRFSLLHLGTNFIIDFKELTLYRYMFPKKVVTVTPLILAILLDNNHLVLLRSGDECWTDLLSSIQDICVFNGWIYAVEVGGTTAKIGPEDLSVQLVVNRVLGRSGDIKFLVENEGELLLVDIEENFYFDSSLEYTFEDALTIHVFRIDEKEKEWVELTSLRDKILFLGYGCSFSVSASDISAVKGNCVIFMDDVFENSRICDNGMCVFDLDQDQLSPLSDYPDYLKLFRPPPN; encoded by the coding sequence ATGGCGGCGGAGTCAAACTGGTCTGAACTACCAAAGGATCTTCTATATCTGATATGGCAACAAATCGACAACGAAACCGATCTCATTCGCTTTCGATCAATTTGTTCCCATTGGCGCTCTTCTTCCATCCCCCCAATTCAGCATTCCAATATTTTACTCTCTAAATTCCCACACCTCTCTAAATTCCCATTCAACTTCTCCAAATGCAGTTACTTCCTCATCAAGCAACCACCACAGCAGCAACAAATAGCCCTATTTCGTCCTTGGTTGATTAGAGTTACCCAAAACTTATCTGGCAAAACCAAACTATCCGAATTCCCACTCCTCCCATTTAACTTAACTTCCCCTTTTCAATCCTCCCTCGACTTGAACAGATTCTCCCTCCTCCATTTGGGAACTAATTTCATCATTGACTTCAAAGAACTAACTCTCTATAGATACATGTTCCCTAAAAAGGTCGTTACTGTTACACCTCTCATTCTCGCCATATTGCTCGATAACAACCATCTGGTACTGTTGCGTTCTGGTGATGAGTGTTGGACGGACTTGTTATCGTCCATCCAAGACATCTGTGTTTTCAATGGGTGGATTTACGCCGTTGAAGTTGGTGGTACGACGGCTAAAATTGGACCGGAGGACTTAAGTGTCCAGTTAGTGGTTAATCGTGTTCTTGGAAGATCGGGAGACATAAAATTCCTGGTGGAGAATGAGGGTGAGTTGTTGCTAGTGGACATCGAAGAGAACTTTTATTTTGATTCATCCCTTGAGTATACCTTTGAGGATGCTTTAACAATTCATGTGTTCAGGATTGATGAGAAGGAAAAGGAATGGGTGGAATTGACGAGTTTGAGGGATAAGATTTTGTTCTTGGGTTATGGATGTTCGTTTTCTGTTTCTGCTTCGGATATTTCTGCTGTCAAAGGAAATTGTGTCATCTTTATGGACGATGTCTTTGAAAACAGCAGGATATGTGACAATGGCATGTGTGTTTTTGACTTGGATCAAGATCAACTTTCACCTTTGAGTGATTATCCTGACTATCTCAAATTGTTCCGGCCACCtccaaattga
- the LOC123915321 gene encoding F-box protein SKIP23-like — MVDWSNLPGELVILISEKLDSEFYILRFRSVCTTWRGLVPKPHNLPYNFPKNTVISIPSCISKRSFFLIKPHNQFPWLIKSSQDSRPKTRLWNPVSFDSCFHSLFFNYLNFTQFNVLDLGHYFVHHYYFYPVKLVVATWQRKEQPPSLLTFNPTGQLAMFRSGDHQLTLIPDGTGYIDICVSKGRPYAVASDGRMVTIGPDYSVCLAAEPILGGNNFKFLVECDGELLLVQFGGGACSLSFWEHENDVDDNDCKNADPKIDVFRLDKKKKKWVELTSLGDKVLFLGDKCGFAVSASDLCVAKGNCVIFETKEDILKPLECEMSVYHLDHKGWIQPLSDYLGYSNLFWPPPDWTGFRDFQKQLLSLKGLCCE; from the coding sequence ATGGTAGACTGGTCTAACCTCCCAGGAGAACTAGTCATACTAATATCAGAAAAGCTCGACAGCGAATTTTACATCCTTCGCTTTCGATCTGTTTGTACTACATGGCGTGGTTTGGTCCCTAAACCTCACAATTTACCTTACAACTTCCCAAAAAACACCGTAATCTCAATCCCTAGTTGCATCTCCAAACGCAGTTTCTTCCTCATCAAGCCACACAATCAATTTCCATGGTTGATCAAAAGCAGCCAAGATTCACGTCCCAAAACCCGTCTCTGGAATCCTGTATCATTTGACTCATGTTTCCATTCTCTGTTTTTTAACTACCTCAACTTCACACAATTCAATGTCCTTGATCTAGGTCATTACTTTGTCcaccattattatttttatccgGTGAAGTTAGTTGTTGCAACATGGCAAAGGAAAGAACAACCTCCATCTCTTCTCACTTTTAACCCTACTGGTCAGCTTGCCATGTTCCGAAGCGGAGATCACCAGTTGACGTTGATCCCTGACGGAACGGGCTACATTGACATATGTGTTTCCAAAGGACGGCCTTATGCTGTGGCTAGTGATGGTCGGATGGTCACAATTGGACCGGACTACAGTGTGTGCTTGGCTGCGGAACCAATACTTGGTGGAAACAACTTCAAATTCTTGGTGGAGTGTGATGGTGAGTTGTTGCTAGTTCAGTTTGGTGGTGGGGCTTGCTCGCTCAGTTTTTGGGAGCACGAAAATGATGTTGATGACAATGACTGTAAAAATGCGGATCCGAAGATTGATGTGTTTAGGCTtgataagaagaagaagaagtgggTGGAGTTGACAAGTTTAGGGGATAAGGTTTTGTTCTTGGGAGATAAGTGTGGCTTTGCTGTTTCTGCTTCGGATTTGTGTGTTGCCAAAGGGAACTGTGTGATCTTTGAGACTAAGGAAGATATCCTCAAGCCATTAGAGTGCGAGATGAGTGTTTATCACTTGGATCATAAAGGTTGGATTCAGCCTTTGTCTGATTATCTTGGTTATTCCAATTTGTTTTGGCCACCCCCAGATTGGACCGGGTTTCGTGACTTTCAGAAGCAATTGCTTTCATTGAAAGGTTTGTGTTGTGAATAA